A genomic region of Limnochordia bacterium contains the following coding sequences:
- the rph gene encoding ribonuclease PH, which yields MERQDGRRPDEMRPVKITRDYIKYAEGSVLIEVGDTKVVCTASIEERVPAWLRGTGQGWITAEYSMLPRATETRNIREVSKGRPSGRTQEIQRLVGRALRSIIDLKTLGDRTIWIDCDVIQADGGTRTASITGSFIALCDALWTIGKEAKTFPVADYLAAVSVGVVDGVPMLDLCYVEDSRAAVDMNVVMTGAGKFVEIQGTAEGDPFSKETYNQLLALAEKGIDEIVTIQRRLITEKMASKIGGVKLD from the coding sequence ATGGAAAGACAGGATGGTCGCCGTCCAGATGAAATGCGCCCAGTTAAGATTACCAGGGATTACATCAAGTATGCAGAGGGTTCTGTACTAATTGAGGTCGGCGATACGAAGGTGGTCTGCACTGCATCTATTGAAGAACGGGTGCCGGCATGGTTGAGAGGAACCGGTCAAGGCTGGATTACTGCCGAATACTCTATGCTCCCCCGGGCTACGGAAACCCGCAATATTCGGGAAGTATCCAAAGGACGGCCCAGTGGTAGGACCCAGGAGATTCAAAGACTAGTGGGTCGAGCCTTGCGTAGTATAATTGATCTTAAGACCCTAGGAGACCGGACCATTTGGATTGATTGTGATGTAATCCAAGCCGATGGTGGCACTAGGACTGCTTCTATTACTGGCTCCTTTATTGCTCTGTGTGATGCTCTGTGGACCATTGGCAAGGAAGCGAAAACCTTTCCGGTGGCAGATTACCTGGCGGCGGTGAGTGTGGGTGTGGTGGATGGAGTACCCATGCTAGATTTGTGCTATGTTGAGGATTCCCGGGCGGCTGTGGATATGAATGTGGTTATGACTGGTGCCGGAAAATTCGTCGAGATCCAAGGCACTGCCGAGGGAGATCCCTTCTCCAAGGAGACATACAACCAACTACTTGCACTTGCGGAAAAGGGAATAGATGAAATAGTTACTATTCAGCGTCGGCTTATTACGGAGAAAATGGCCAGTAAAATCGGAGGGGTAAAGCTTGACTGA
- a CDS encoding XTP/dITP diphosphatase, producing the protein MTDRVSRIVLASGNKHKLVEIKSLLADLPLTVATPHDFPRWPIVEEDGSTFKENALKKAMNGFEHTGLPCIADDSGLEVDALGGRPGVHSSRYAGESASDAENNARLLRELANIPSEKRTARFCCVIAFVFPGRENKEMLFSAGTCEGRIGYALQGTNGFGYDPLFIPTGYERTYAQLSAEEKNMISHRAKALSDFKEKLRVWLHTI; encoded by the coding sequence TTGACTGACAGGGTGTCCAGAATCGTCCTTGCCTCGGGTAATAAGCATAAATTGGTGGAGATAAAGTCTTTGCTGGCTGACCTGCCCCTAACAGTCGCAACTCCCCATGATTTTCCGCGGTGGCCCATCGTTGAAGAGGATGGTAGTACTTTCAAGGAAAATGCCCTTAAGAAGGCGATGAACGGTTTTGAGCATACCGGACTTCCTTGTATTGCCGATGATTCAGGTCTGGAGGTTGATGCTCTCGGAGGAAGACCAGGGGTTCATTCATCGCGCTATGCAGGAGAGTCGGCTAGTGATGCGGAGAATAACGCTAGGCTGTTGCGGGAACTTGCCAACATACCTTCGGAAAAGAGGACTGCCCGATTTTGCTGTGTAATCGCCTTTGTGTTTCCGGGACGAGAAAACAAGGAAATGCTTTTCTCGGCGGGTACCTGTGAGGGAAGGATTGGTTATGCGCTCCAGGGAACTAACGGTTTTGGCTACGATCCATTGTTTATCCCGACCGGTTATGAACGGACCTATGCCCAGCTTAGTGCTGAAGAAAAGAATATGATTAGCCACCGAGCAAAAGCCCTAAGTGATTTCAAGGAAAAGCTTCGGGTATGGCTCCATACGATCTAG
- the tig gene encoding trigger factor, whose product MENLENDVVRLKIEVDDEVVEEELNRAYKKIVGKLNVPGFRKGKAPRWIVEQRYGKEILLEESYPEIVSRSYTEALSETKIQPMAQPEISDLDFNEDGSDFTFAADVPVRPTVELGTYKGIEMDKIEPVVTDEDVEAYIDQLRNQYAEYVTIDRDDLQDGDTAIVNIETLVEDKPIPGGASAGVTIQVGDDYFGPDTDAQLIGLAVGEEKVLEITLPEDRSDEYAGKEAAVRVTLQEIRQLRVPELDAEFVGDIEAALPQEDEGEEETSEETVTEKDEKEVVQAFKDKVRRQLEESSKAQATEKFEEKVVAKAIEESKFNLHDKIVSERAEVIRNRYTKRLAYSGISLEQYLSLYGVGEEDFEEITKTEATRELGWEFVMDAVAEAEGIEVTDEEIDQWVREMLAGTKVTDAQIALYKDLAETSLKRTKAMEFVVDASVPNVIEKTLSEISSETADDAEEVEEVEDAE is encoded by the coding sequence GTGGAAAATCTGGAAAATGATGTGGTACGCCTAAAGATTGAGGTAGATGATGAGGTTGTCGAGGAAGAGTTAAATAGAGCATACAAGAAAATCGTGGGCAAGTTGAACGTACCCGGTTTTCGTAAGGGGAAAGCGCCTCGGTGGATTGTTGAGCAGCGTTACGGTAAAGAGATCCTGTTAGAGGAAAGCTATCCAGAGATTGTTAGTCGCTCATATACCGAAGCATTATCCGAAACAAAGATTCAACCGATGGCTCAGCCGGAGATCTCGGATCTCGATTTCAACGAGGACGGCAGTGATTTCACCTTTGCAGCGGATGTTCCCGTTCGTCCAACGGTTGAACTTGGCACATATAAGGGTATTGAGATGGACAAGATTGAACCTGTGGTTACCGATGAGGATGTTGAGGCCTACATTGACCAGTTGCGAAACCAGTATGCTGAGTATGTTACCATAGACCGGGATGACCTACAGGATGGGGATACGGCTATCGTCAATATCGAGACGCTAGTGGAGGACAAACCTATTCCCGGTGGGGCCAGCGCAGGTGTGACCATTCAGGTTGGAGATGACTACTTTGGTCCTGACACTGATGCCCAGCTCATTGGTTTAGCGGTGGGCGAGGAAAAGGTGCTTGAGATTACCTTACCAGAAGACCGTAGTGACGAATACGCCGGTAAGGAAGCAGCGGTTAGAGTTACGTTACAGGAAATCCGGCAGTTACGGGTCCCGGAATTGGACGCCGAGTTTGTTGGAGATATAGAGGCTGCCCTTCCACAGGAGGACGAGGGCGAGGAAGAAACGTCCGAGGAGACTGTGACAGAGAAAGACGAGAAGGAAGTCGTCCAGGCTTTTAAGGATAAGGTCCGACGTCAACTAGAGGAGTCCTCTAAAGCCCAAGCAACAGAGAAATTCGAGGAAAAGGTGGTTGCCAAAGCAATTGAGGAGAGCAAGTTTAACCTGCACGACAAGATTGTCAGCGAAAGGGCAGAAGTGATTCGCAACAGGTATACCAAAAGACTTGCTTACTCGGGGATTTCTTTGGAACAGTACTTGAGCTTATACGGTGTTGGCGAGGAAGATTTCGAGGAAATAACAAAAACAGAAGCTACTCGGGAGCTTGGCTGGGAATTTGTGATGGACGCTGTAGCTGAGGCAGAAGGAATTGAAGTGACTGATGAAGAAATTGATCAATGGGTTAGGGAAATGCTAGCGGGTACGAAAGTAACCGATGCACAGATTGCACTCTATAAGGATCTAGCTGAAACTAGCCTAAAAAGAACAAAGGCTATGGAATTTGTGGTTGATGCGTCAGTTCCTAACGTTATTGAGAAGACACTAAGTGAAATTTCCTCAGAGACAGCAGACGATGCAGAAGAAGTAGAGGAAGTAGAGGACGCAGAATAA
- the clpP gene encoding ATP-dependent Clp endopeptidase proteolytic subunit ClpP, with product MSTLIPMVVEQTNRGERAYDIYSRLLKDRIVFIGGPIDDYMANVVIAQLLFLESEDPDKDISLYINSPGGVVYSGLAIYDTMQYIKPDVSTICVGMAASMAALLLTAGTKGKRFALPYSRIMIHQPMGGVRGQATEIEIEAREILRLKRIGNEIINRHTGQPLEKVEKDTERNYYMSAEEAVEYGLIDSVLRDDRRVVQK from the coding sequence ATGAGCACATTAATTCCAATGGTAGTAGAACAGACCAATCGGGGAGAACGAGCCTACGATATCTATTCTCGGTTGCTGAAGGACCGGATTGTGTTCATTGGTGGGCCAATCGACGATTATATGGCTAACGTGGTGATCGCCCAGTTGTTGTTCTTGGAATCGGAGGATCCGGACAAGGATATTTCTCTGTATATCAACAGTCCCGGTGGTGTTGTCTATTCTGGGCTGGCGATCTACGATACCATGCAATACATTAAGCCTGATGTTTCCACTATTTGCGTGGGGATGGCAGCAAGCATGGCAGCCCTATTGCTAACTGCTGGTACCAAAGGGAAACGGTTTGCCCTACCTTATTCCCGGATCATGATCCACCAACCCATGGGCGGCGTCCGAGGACAGGCTACGGAAATCGAGATTGAAGCTAGGGAAATTCTAAGACTCAAACGCATTGGCAATGAGATTATTAACCGCCATACTGGTCAGCCCTTGGAAAAGGTTGAAAAAGACACCGAGCGGAACTACTATATGTCAGCCGAGGAAGCTGTAGAATACGGTTTAATCGATAGCGTTTTGAGGGACGATAGACGTGTCGTGCAGAAATAA